From a single Meiothermus sp. Pnk-1 genomic region:
- a CDS encoding ATP-dependent Clp protease ATP-binding subunit, with amino-acid sequence MNRYDDRARLVFHYAREEGSRLGHSMIGPEHLLLGLMREGGTAARILMEYGATLEAMRRMVEELVGRGEGSRSGEPPAITPRARRVMELAAAEARNMGSPVIGTEHILLGIIREGDGIAYRIMTHYAKDVDTIRWRVLSQAGETTKEKAVATPFLDEYGRDLTKEAREGKLDPVIGRTEEINRVIQILARRTKNNPVLVGDPGVGKTAIVEGLAQAIIEGRVPPVLRGARIVSVDLAGVVAGTKYRGEFEERLRQIIEELKNAKVVAFIDELHTLIGAGGAEGTLDAANILKPPLSRGEIQVIGATTTGEYHRYIEKDAALERRFQPVIVLEPTPEETSEILRGLRPRYEAHHGVVIPDEILDLSVKIGIRSLPGRNFPDKAIDLIDEAASRVRLNASLGLPVAEDEDGTPLVSREDIEAVVDSWGGVYVDDKDDQKLFGLEEELKKRVIGQDEAVEALVAALRRSRVGLGGRTRVAASFLFVGSSGVGKTHLAKALAEVLFGSERALVRFDMSEFQEPHSISKLIGAPPGYVGYEQGGRLTEAVRRQPFSVVLLDEIEKAHPDIYNTFLQVLDEGRLTDGLGRTVDFRRVILIMTSNTGFNVGPGIGFTSREVDTESPLRAMFTPEFLDRLDEVIRFRTLNEAELIQVTQNMLEDIAQELASREKTVRFDPAIAAWLVEQAPKKGSTRVLRNLIREKVEDPLSLALLTRPGRTLLVTLKGGEVTFEEEEVSLV; translated from the coding sequence TTGAACAGGTACGATGATCGCGCCAGGCTGGTATTCCATTACGCGAGGGAGGAGGGTAGTCGCCTCGGGCACAGCATGATCGGCCCGGAGCATCTCCTCTTGGGCCTGATGCGCGAGGGGGGTACCGCCGCGCGCATCCTGATGGAGTATGGGGCGACTCTCGAGGCCATGCGGCGCATGGTCGAAGAGCTGGTCGGGCGGGGGGAGGGTTCGCGTAGCGGCGAGCCCCCAGCGATTACCCCCAGGGCCCGACGGGTGATGGAACTGGCGGCTGCCGAGGCCCGTAACATGGGCTCTCCAGTGATCGGCACAGAGCATATCCTCCTGGGCATTATCCGCGAGGGGGATGGCATCGCCTACCGCATCATGACCCATTACGCCAAGGACGTGGACACCATCCGCTGGCGGGTACTGTCACAGGCTGGTGAAACCACCAAGGAGAAGGCCGTGGCAACTCCCTTCCTTGACGAATATGGACGCGACCTCACCAAGGAAGCCCGAGAGGGCAAGCTCGACCCGGTGATCGGCAGGACCGAAGAGATCAACCGGGTGATCCAGATCCTGGCCCGGCGCACCAAAAACAACCCGGTGCTGGTCGGCGACCCGGGGGTGGGTAAAACTGCCATCGTGGAGGGTTTGGCCCAGGCCATCATCGAGGGGCGGGTGCCCCCGGTGCTGCGCGGGGCCCGCATCGTCTCGGTGGACCTGGCCGGGGTTGTGGCCGGGACCAAGTACCGCGGCGAGTTTGAAGAACGGCTGCGCCAGATCATCGAAGAGCTCAAGAACGCCAAGGTGGTAGCGTTTATCGACGAGCTTCATACCCTCATCGGGGCGGGTGGAGCAGAGGGCACCCTGGATGCGGCCAATATCCTCAAGCCACCGCTCTCGCGGGGTGAGATCCAGGTCATCGGGGCCACCACGACGGGCGAATACCACCGCTACATCGAGAAAGACGCTGCCCTCGAGCGCCGCTTCCAGCCGGTGATCGTTCTCGAGCCCACCCCCGAAGAAACCAGCGAAATCTTGCGGGGCTTGCGCCCTCGCTACGAGGCTCACCACGGGGTGGTCATCCCCGACGAGATCCTGGACCTCTCGGTTAAAATCGGTATCCGCAGCCTGCCGGGCCGCAACTTCCCCGATAAGGCCATCGACCTCATCGACGAGGCCGCCAGCCGGGTACGGCTCAATGCCTCTTTAGGCCTCCCGGTAGCTGAGGACGAGGACGGCACCCCCCTGGTAAGCCGGGAGGATATCGAAGCCGTGGTGGACAGCTGGGGCGGCGTATATGTGGATGACAAGGACGACCAAAAGCTCTTCGGCCTGGAGGAGGAGCTGAAAAAACGGGTCATCGGCCAAGATGAGGCCGTAGAAGCCCTGGTGGCCGCCCTCCGGCGCAGCCGGGTAGGCCTGGGGGGGCGGACCCGGGTTGCGGCCAGCTTCTTGTTCGTGGGCTCCTCAGGGGTCGGTAAAACCCACTTGGCCAAAGCCCTAGCCGAGGTCCTCTTCGGCTCCGAGCGGGCCTTGGTGCGCTTTGACATGAGCGAGTTCCAGGAGCCGCACTCCATCTCCAAGCTGATCGGGGCCCCGCCCGGCTATGTGGGCTATGAGCAGGGGGGTCGCCTCACCGAGGCCGTGCGCCGCCAGCCCTTCAGCGTGGTGCTCCTCGACGAGATAGAAAAGGCCCACCCCGACATCTACAACACCTTTTTGCAAGTGCTGGACGAAGGCCGCCTGACCGACGGGCTAGGCCGCACGGTGGACTTCCGCCGGGTCATCCTGATCATGACTTCCAACACCGGCTTCAACGTGGGCCCCGGCATCGGCTTCACCAGCCGCGAAGTGGACACCGAAAGCCCCCTTAGGGCGATGTTTACCCCAGAGTTCTTGGACCGGCTCGATGAGGTGATCCGCTTCCGCACCCTAAACGAGGCGGAGCTGATCCAGGTGACCCAGAACATGTTAGAGGACATCGCTCAGGAGCTGGCCAGCCGCGAGAAGACGGTGCGCTTCGACCCGGCCATCGCTGCTTGGTTGGTCGAGCAAGCCCCCAAGAAGGGCTCGACGCGGGTCCTGCGCAACCTGATTCGCGAAAAGGTAGAAGACCCGCTCTCGCTGGCCCTCCTGACCCGCCCCGGGCGGACCCTGCTGGTCACGCTCAAGGGGGGGGAGGTTACCTTCGAAGAAGAAGAAGTCAGTTTGGTCTAA
- the radA gene encoding DNA repair protein RadA: protein MARTSTQYRCTECGYKSVKTLGRCPNCGAWDSFKEEVPEAPKAKARISSGGYIMRLREASASLEERFSSGLGELDRVLGGGFVKGEVLLIGGEPGIGKSTLLLQVAHRMLAQGKRVLYLAGEESPGQIRLRAKRLGVDEDLELLRETNLELLLALLEVERPDFLIVDSVQTLEAASPAGSLVSVREGTAALTRYAKAYGVTTVLVGHVTKEGVVAGPKVIEHVVDATLYLEAAGSFRLLRSSKNRFGPVGELGVFQMGEAGMEEVTNPSGAFLAERPVGVPGSAVALALSGERALALEVQALAARTPFPAPRRVAQGLEARRVDVVLAVLERRLDLPLGNLDVYVNLAGGLRVLDAGLDLAVAVAVYSAVVGKPIPENTALVGEVGLAGEVRSVEGLERRLREGERAGFKQALHPGRVRSVEEAIRQLI, encoded by the coding sequence ATGGCCCGAACCTCTACCCAATACCGCTGTACCGAGTGCGGCTACAAGTCCGTCAAGACCCTGGGGCGCTGCCCCAACTGCGGGGCTTGGGACAGCTTTAAGGAAGAAGTCCCGGAAGCGCCCAAGGCCAAAGCGCGTATATCTTCCGGCGGGTACATCATGCGGCTGCGGGAGGCCTCGGCGAGCCTGGAAGAGCGCTTCTCGAGCGGCCTGGGGGAACTCGACCGGGTGCTGGGGGGGGGCTTTGTGAAAGGCGAGGTTTTGCTGATCGGGGGCGAGCCAGGGATCGGCAAGAGCACCCTCTTGCTCCAGGTAGCGCACCGGATGCTCGCGCAGGGCAAGCGCGTCTTGTACCTGGCGGGCGAGGAATCGCCGGGGCAGATCCGGCTGCGGGCCAAGCGGCTAGGGGTAGACGAGGACCTGGAATTGTTGCGCGAGACCAACCTTGAGCTGCTTTTGGCCTTGCTCGAGGTCGAGCGCCCGGATTTCCTAATCGTGGACTCCGTCCAGACCCTCGAGGCCGCTTCCCCGGCAGGTTCGTTAGTCTCGGTGCGCGAGGGCACCGCCGCCCTCACCCGCTATGCCAAAGCCTATGGCGTGACCACGGTGCTGGTCGGCCACGTCACCAAGGAAGGGGTGGTAGCCGGGCCCAAGGTGATCGAGCACGTGGTGGATGCCACGCTCTACCTCGAGGCTGCCGGTTCCTTCCGGCTGCTGCGCAGCAGCAAAAACCGCTTCGGGCCGGTGGGGGAGTTGGGCGTCTTCCAGATGGGCGAGGCGGGTATGGAAGAGGTCACCAATCCCTCAGGGGCTTTCCTGGCCGAGCGTCCGGTGGGAGTACCGGGAAGCGCAGTGGCCCTAGCGCTTTCGGGGGAACGGGCCCTGGCGCTAGAGGTGCAGGCCCTAGCCGCCCGCACCCCCTTCCCTGCCCCGCGCCGGGTCGCCCAAGGGCTCGAGGCCCGCCGAGTAGACGTGGTGCTGGCCGTCTTGGAACGCCGCCTTGACCTGCCTTTGGGTAACTTAGATGTCTACGTCAACCTAGCCGGGGGCTTGCGGGTCTTGGATGCCGGTTTGGACCTAGCGGTAGCAGTAGCGGTGTATTCTGCTGTCGTGGGAAAGCCGATCCCAGAGAATACGGCCTTGGTGGGTGAGGTAGGGCTGGCCGGGGAGGTACGCAGCGTGGAAGGCCTCGAGCGCCGATTGCGCGAGGGCGAACGGGCCGGGTTCAAGCAGGCCCTGCACCCCGGGCGCGTCCGAAGCGTCGAAGAGGCCATACGCCAGCTTATCTGA
- a CDS encoding aspartate-semialdehyde dehydrogenase has translation MKIAIVGATGAVGQELLRVLEQRNFPLSELRLYASARSAGKTLSFRGEEYPVEALPEGPLPVDIVLASAGGSLSKQYASIWARQSVVIDNSSAFRYEPWVPLVVPEINAEAIRGHKNLIANPNCTTAILLMALYPLHKAFKAKRVIVSTYQSSSGAGASGMQELLEGTRDFLAGKPLQSRTFAHPLPFNVIPHIDAFQDNGYTKEEMKVLWESQKIMGDNTVKLSCTAVRVPTLRVHSEAVTAEFERPITPEAAREVLRQAPGVDLVDDPANKQYPLPLRASGKYNVEVGRIRKNLVFDNGLDFFVAGDQLLKGAALNAVQIAELLVEMGEVRSAVAS, from the coding sequence ATGAAAATCGCCATCGTAGGTGCAACCGGTGCGGTAGGGCAAGAGCTGTTGAGGGTGCTCGAGCAACGCAACTTTCCGCTTTCGGAGCTGAGGCTTTACGCCTCGGCGCGCTCCGCTGGGAAGACCCTGAGCTTTCGCGGCGAAGAGTACCCGGTGGAAGCCCTCCCCGAGGGTCCTTTGCCGGTGGATATCGTGCTGGCTAGCGCTGGAGGTAGCCTCTCCAAGCAATACGCCTCTATCTGGGCTAGGCAGTCCGTCGTAATCGACAACTCTTCGGCTTTTCGCTACGAGCCTTGGGTTCCGCTGGTGGTGCCAGAGATCAACGCCGAAGCGATTCGGGGGCATAAAAACCTCATCGCCAACCCTAACTGCACCACCGCGATCCTGCTGATGGCTCTTTATCCGCTCCATAAGGCCTTCAAGGCCAAGCGGGTCATCGTGAGTACTTATCAGTCCTCGAGTGGGGCGGGAGCCAGCGGGATGCAGGAACTGCTAGAAGGAACGCGCGACTTCCTGGCGGGGAAGCCGCTTCAGAGCCGAACTTTTGCCCACCCCTTGCCGTTTAACGTCATCCCTCACATCGACGCTTTCCAGGACAACGGCTACACCAAAGAGGAGATGAAAGTGTTGTGGGAAAGCCAGAAGATCATGGGAGACAACACGGTGAAGCTTTCCTGCACAGCGGTGCGGGTCCCTACCTTGCGGGTCCACTCGGAAGCGGTGACGGCGGAGTTTGAACGCCCGATTACCCCGGAGGCTGCCCGCGAGGTGCTACGTCAGGCGCCTGGGGTGGATTTGGTGGACGACCCGGCCAACAAGCAGTATCCCTTGCCGCTTAGGGCGAGCGGCAAATACAACGTTGAAGTAGGCCGGATTCGCAAAAACCTGGTTTTTGATAACGGGCTAGATTTCTTTGTGGCGGGAGATCAGTTGCTCAAGGGGGCGGCCCTCAACGCGGTACAGATCGCCGAACTCCTCGTCGAGATGGGGGAAGTTCGCTCCGCGGTGGCCTCCTAA
- a CDS encoding DUF3234 domain-containing protein, translated as MDDFLKATWYVLEDPQVPGEYLILESLGQKLTAIWLNQDEARAFMAKTPSAAGMQVEKLEGYALKETYLAALGRLGVDQLVVGYQPGVLQARLIPREKALQRLHLLAWEG; from the coding sequence ATGGACGATTTTCTGAAAGCTACTTGGTACGTCCTCGAGGACCCTCAAGTTCCAGGCGAGTACCTCATCCTAGAGTCCTTGGGGCAAAAGCTTACGGCGATTTGGCTCAACCAGGACGAGGCTCGAGCCTTCATGGCGAAGACTCCCAGCGCTGCGGGGATGCAAGTAGAGAAGCTCGAGGGCTATGCCCTCAAGGAGACGTACCTAGCTGCTCTAGGGCGTCTGGGGGTGGATCAGCTCGTGGTGGGATACCAGCCGGGAGTGCTCCAGGCCCGGCTTATACCGCGCGAAAAGGCCCTGCAAAGGCTACATCTATTGGCGTGGGAAGGCTAA
- a CDS encoding glycine--tRNA ligase codes for MPAETMDELVSLCKRRGFIFQGSEIYGGLQGTYDYGPLGVELKNNLKAAWWKANVYERDDMEGLDASILTHRLVLHYSGHEATFADPLIDNRISKKRYRLDHLLKEQKPGVVEAVAVGMGLEPHADLTAVVAALMADPERAAQAMRAARVIDPADGAPGDWTPPRPFNMMFKTTIGPVADEDSYGYLRPETAQGIFINFKNVLDSTARRLPFGIAQIGKAFRNEITPRNFIFRVREFEQMEIEYFVKPGTDEHWHQHWLEARLRWWEAQGIPRAQIRVLDVPKEDLAHYSKRTFDLMYNFPTLGFEEIEGIANRSDYDLGSHTKGQRELGIQARVMENTDSTARLAIQDPETGKWMVPFVIEPSAGVDRGVLAVLAEAYTREELESGEERIVLKLKPHLAPIKVAVIPLAKNKEEITSYARGLKAELQALGPGRVLYEDTGNIGKAYRRHDEVGTPFCITVDYDTIGKSQDGGTALKDTVTVRDRDTMQQERVHVKELPRYLQERLAN; via the coding sequence ATGCCTGCTGAAACGATGGATGAACTGGTCTCTTTGTGCAAGCGACGGGGCTTCATCTTCCAGGGCTCGGAGATCTATGGAGGTCTCCAGGGCACTTACGACTATGGCCCGTTGGGGGTTGAACTCAAAAATAACCTCAAGGCGGCTTGGTGGAAGGCCAACGTCTATGAACGCGACGACATGGAGGGTCTAGACGCTTCGATCCTCACCCACCGGCTGGTGCTGCACTACTCGGGCCACGAGGCCACCTTTGCCGATCCGCTGATCGACAACCGCATCAGCAAGAAACGCTACCGGCTCGACCACCTGCTCAAAGAGCAAAAACCGGGGGTAGTAGAGGCCGTGGCGGTAGGAATGGGCCTCGAGCCCCACGCTGACCTCACCGCCGTGGTCGCTGCGCTGATGGCCGATCCCGAGCGGGCGGCCCAGGCTATGAGAGCTGCGCGGGTCATTGACCCCGCCGACGGCGCTCCCGGCGACTGGACCCCGCCCCGGCCTTTCAACATGATGTTCAAAACCACCATCGGCCCGGTGGCGGATGAGGATTCCTACGGCTACTTGCGCCCTGAGACCGCGCAGGGCATATTCATCAACTTCAAAAACGTGCTCGACTCCACGGCTCGGCGGCTGCCCTTTGGCATCGCCCAGATCGGCAAGGCGTTTCGCAACGAGATCACCCCGCGCAACTTTATCTTTCGGGTGCGCGAGTTCGAGCAGATGGAGATCGAGTACTTCGTCAAGCCCGGCACCGATGAACACTGGCATCAGCACTGGCTCGAGGCGCGGCTAAGGTGGTGGGAGGCGCAGGGAATTCCACGCGCGCAGATCCGGGTGCTGGACGTGCCCAAGGAGGACCTGGCCCACTACTCCAAGCGTACCTTCGACCTGATGTATAACTTCCCTACCCTGGGCTTCGAGGAGATCGAGGGCATCGCCAATCGCAGCGATTACGACTTGGGCTCGCACACCAAGGGTCAGCGTGAGTTGGGTATACAGGCCAGAGTCATGGAGAACACCGACTCCACTGCCCGCTTGGCCATCCAGGATCCCGAGACGGGCAAGTGGATGGTACCCTTCGTCATCGAGCCCTCGGCAGGGGTGGACCGGGGGGTGTTGGCGGTGCTCGCCGAGGCATACACGCGGGAGGAGCTCGAGTCCGGTGAAGAGCGCATCGTGCTCAAGCTCAAACCCCACCTGGCCCCCATCAAGGTCGCGGTGATTCCCCTGGCCAAGAACAAGGAGGAGATCACCTCCTACGCCAGGGGTCTCAAGGCCGAGCTGCAGGCCTTGGGCCCAGGGCGAGTGCTTTACGAGGACACCGGCAACATCGGCAAGGCTTACCGCCGCCACGACGAGGTGGGCACGCCCTTCTGCATCACGGTTGACTACGACACCATCGGCAAGAGCCAAGACGGCGGCACGGCCCTCAAGGACACCGTGACCGTGCGCGACCGCGACACCATGCAACAGGAGCGGGTTCACGTGAAGGAGTTGCCTCGGTATCTGCAAGAACGGCTCGCTAATTGA